The Flaviramulus sp. BrNp1-15 genome includes the window TTGTATTGTTTTTTAACTCTATCTTTTCCTGCATGATAAGTAACAGAATAAACATCTTTTGCTAGAGTCCAATTTGGAAACCTTTTATTAATAGCTTTTTGTACATCATTTGGTAATTTTACATTTGTAAATCTTTCAATAGTTCTTAAAATTTTACCATCTTTATCATACGCAGCTACTATTTTTCCATCTGGAATATAGAATGATACGGTATAGGTATCGTATTCATCACTATAAAGTTCAGAGTTTTTTAAATCGTACATCGCTACTTTTTCTTCAAGCATTTGAACTGATAGATCTGTATCTTCAGTATCAACAGAGCTTAAGTATTTGTAGTTTACAGCTGTAATAACTACCTCTGGGAGCTGTGTTATTTGGGAATACACTTCGAAAGTCAGACTAAAAATAATCAGACTAAAAATTAATTTTTTCATGATATGATAGATTTATAATTAGTAAACTGAAGTTAAATTTTTGAACTCTCTCTTGCAATGATATTTATCAGTGAGAAGAGGTTAAGAAAAGCAATAGATATTATTACAATTTTCAAG containing:
- a CDS encoding nicotinate-nucleotide adenylyltransferase, with the translated sequence MKKLIFSLIIFSLTFEVYSQITQLPEVVITAVNYKYLSSVDTEDTDLSVQMLEEKVAMYDLKNSELYSDEYDTYTVSFYIPDGKIVAAYDKDGKILRTIERFTNVKLPNDVQKAINKRFPNWTLAKDVYSVTYHAGKDRVKKQYKVKLENGDEVVRVKLDEQGDFL